The sequence GAACCCCTATTATTGCCGGGGTGAGAGTACCAAGCAGGGAAGTTGCATCGGGCAAAAACGCACGATGCGATGGAGTACGAAGTATTCCGTACTACTGGGCTTTACCGCATGGCGGACTGCAAGGGTCATCCCGATGATTCTGAGCATGTGATTGTCCGACACCAACACTAAGTCGAatagaagaggcaaaaaaatgacgaataaatatataaactatatataatctgCTATAAGGTGGAGACCCGGACGAGTGAGACGAGTCTGGAGGGACATAACGAGGTGTGGTAGCTTGTACTCCATAATGCTAGCAGTACATTAAGAAGGAGTTCCAGTCCCACCCTGGAGGAAAACGTAATAAGTGACAACTATTATTcggccttttcttcttcgaaAATTTTCTCAAATAatttttatctttcttaCTTTCTCTTGAGTACCCTCATTCCCCTTTCCTCTACTGCCATATACCTTCTAATCACAGCACCAACTACATTAAGTCTCTCACATTTCTCCCACCACCTGAAGCAGGTGATACTATTACCACTTACCAAACAAGATTATCCGTTTTCACCCGAAACGcctaaaagaagaaacgagaaaagaaaagggatcACGAGCATTAAAACACGCACTCACGACACGAATCTGAGTGAACCTCGCCCGTACGGCCACCCGCACACATACATAAAGAGCAGAACAATCACAGCCACAACCACCGCGTTTCGCTCTATACACTATACCAAAAGTCTACCATCCGTTCTTTGACCGAAAGCAAAATGCGACTCACACGCGCCATCTCTCTCACCAACTTCATGGTCGCCAGCTCCGCGCTCGGCTTCCAAGTGTTTGTGCTATACCCTTGGCATAAGGAACTAGACGCCGGCTTCGAAGATCTCAAGAAGGAACATCTCAAGGTCCTCGATGTAGTCGGAAAGAACATTACGGAACAGCAGCGAATGACC comes from Trichoderma asperellum chromosome 3, complete sequence and encodes:
- a CDS encoding uncharacterized protein (EggNog:ENOG41~TransMembrane:1 (i12-30o)): MRLTRAISLTNFMVASSALGFQVFVLYPWHKELDAGFEDLKKEHLKVLDVVGKNITEQQRMTFSNKFNELKKESARRWWWM